The Dehalococcoides mccartyi CG5 genome contains the following window.
CGTGTTTGGTCTACAGCCTCGCAGATGTAGTCAGCCGGGAAACGCCCGTCACTGGCAATAGTCCGGCTTTCAGGCTCAAAGGGGTAATGATACTGGGCAACAGGCATAGCGCCGGAGTCATACCAGCAGTCCATAACCTCGGTAACCCTTTTCATGTTGCCGCCGCATTTGGCGCAATCATAAGTCCATTCATCTGCATACGGGCGGTGGATATCCAGTTTTTCCTGCATGCCTTTAAAATTCGGCTTGGCTTTTAGTTCGTCAATCCCACCCACACACTCGGTCTGGCCGCACTTCTCGCACCGCCAGATGGGTACAGGCGTTCCCCAGTAACGTTCACGGGAGAAAGCCCAGTCAATATTATTTTCCAGCCAATCTCCAAAACGACCGTCTTTGATATGTTCGGGATACCAGTTTATCTGCTGGTTGCCCTTTATCAGTTCATCCCTGACTGCGGTAGTCCGTATGTACCAGCTCTGCTTGGCGTAATAAATAAGCGGAGAATCACACCGCCAGCAAAAGGGGTAGGTATGGTGCATGCGTTCATTACGGAACATAAGTCCCCGCTCTTTGAGGTTACGGGAGATATCCTTATCAGCTTCTTTGACAAATTTGCCGGCAAACGGATAGTTACCGGTTATCCTGCCCTGTAAATCTACGTGGTGGACAAATTTCAGCCCGTATTTAACCCCGGATTCATAGTCCAGTTCGCCATAGGCAGGAGCAGTATGGACTATACCCGTTCCGTCATCCATAGATACATAACTGGTGGTTATCACAGGGTAAGACAAGGGCTCAAGAGCATCTATTTCAGAGTTATCCTGCATATTTTTTACAGATATGCCGAATTCACGCGGGTCAAACAGAGGTTTGTAGGTAAGCCCTTTCAGGTCACTGCCCAAACACTCCCCCACTATGGGGTTTTCTGTCAGTTTCAGGCTGGATAAACGGGGCTTAGCCAGTACCATATAGTAGTCTGCCATATCCAGTATGGCATATTCATCTGTGGCTGATACAGCCAGAGCGGTGTTGGCGGGTAAAGTCCAGGGCGTAGTAGTCCAAGCCAGCAGATACAGCGGTTTGTCAGACGGGTTAACCCACTTCTGCCCCAAACCTGTCTGTGCCAAACTCTCATGGTTTATTTCAAACTTAACAAACACCGAAGGGTCTTCGGTATTATCTTTATATCCTTGAGCCACCTCGTGAGAGCTTAGGGAAGTACCGCAACGCGGGCAATGAGGGGTAACCCGATGTCCCTGATAAACCAGCCCCTTATCCCACATCTGCTTGAGCGCCCACCAGCCGCTCTCTATATATTTGTTATCCATGGTTATATAGGCATTATCCAAATCCACCCAGTATGCAATCCGTTCGGTCAGTTTGTTCCATTCGGACACATATTTAAAAACACTGGAACGGCAACGGGTATTAAACTCGGCAATGCCATATTTTTCAATATCATTTTTACTGGTAAAACCCAGCTCTTTTTCCACCTCAAGCTCAACCGGCAGGCCATGTGTATCCCAGCCGCCAATCCGCGGTGCATAATAACCCTTCATAACCTTGTAGCGGGGTATCACATCTTTAAAAACCCGCGAAAGCACATGGTGAATACCAGGACGGCCATTAGCAGTGGGGGGCCCTTCGTACAGAGTAAAACGTTTGCCGTCACGGCGGTTTTCAATACTCTTTTTAAAGATGCCCTTATCCTGCCAAATTTTCAGGATTTCTTCCTCCATCTGGGGGAAGTTTTGTCTGGGATTCACAGCCTTAAACATTTATCACCTCTTAAAAAAGAAAATCCCGTCCTTATCAGGGACGGGACTAAATAAGCCCGCGGTACCACCCCGCTTCCCCTGCTTTCAAGCAGAGGCTCTCTTGTGGGCACTAACATGCCCCGCCCCTTATAACGGGTGGCGAACCCGGCCAGGTCTACTCAGCCTAAAGGCTTTTTGGCTGGCGGCTCAGGAGTGATTTTCGGGATACCAGCGGAAAGTTCTGCTTTCACCGTACCAGACTCGCTTCTGCCCCGCAGATAACCTACTCTTCTCCGTCACTGCCTTTTGTAAGGTTTATTGTACTATTCTTTTAAGACTACCACAACTTTTCTGGACTCGCCAAAGCCAACGCTCTGGGTAGTTACTTCTTCGTCTTCAGCCAAAGCCAGATGAATAATCCGCCGTTCATAGGCAGGCATAGGCTCAAGTGAAAAAGGCATCCGCCGCAGCTTGACCTGTTCGGCAGTTCTCCAAGCCAAAGTCTGAAGCGAGCTCAAGCGCCTCTGCCGATAACCATTTACGTCAACCACCACCGGCTCAAACCGCCCCAACTGGTGGGAAATCATAAGCCTTACCACTTGTTGCAAACTTATCAGGGTTTGACCCTTGCGTCCAATAAGAATGCCCAGGTCTTCGCCTACAATATTCAAAACAGTACTCGGCTGTGACTCCTCATCGGTAACCATTTTCTCAGGCAGAATATCTACATATGCCTCAATATCCATCTTGTCCAGCAGGGTTTCCAGAATGTTTTGAGCAAGATCACTTGCATCCATCTGGTTACCCGGTGCTATGTCATCTTCGTATTCAGGTTCAATTAGCCGCAGGCAAACACGGGCATCTTCTCCGCGCAGACCCAGCAAACCATGCCGGCCTTCAGACAGAACCTCTATCTCAACTTCGTTTCGGCTTACGTTTAGTTGATTTAGACCCAGTTTTATAGCTTCCTCCACTGTCTTGGCGCTCGTCTCGACCTTTTTCATCTATACTACCTTCCATCTGCTTACCTTTGGTCGAAGAATCGGATAACTGACCAGCCGGAGTTGCAGCTTTTTTTTCAGTTTTATATATGCTACCTGACCGCACCTGGCGGCCACCGCGGAAATAGGATATAACCTTTTCAGCAATAGGCTCAAGCTGACCCCAGCCGGTAATAAAGTATTGCATAATAATACCCACTACCGCTGAAACAAACCAGTAGAAAGCCAAACCGCTCGGGAAAGACAAGGAGAAGAAGAAGAACATAAACGGCATCATAAAGCTCAGCATCTGGCTCTGGGCTGCCTGTTGCTGGTTAATAGCCTTGGGAGTAGACATCTTTTGCTGAACGAACATGCCCAAACCTACCAGCAAAGCCAATACAAAGTCAGAACGGGAAAGATCCATCCAGAGGAAGTTATTGCTCAAGGGCAAGGTTTCATAAACCACCGGCCAAGAATAAAGGTGATTGGAAAGATTCATAAAGTCTTCCGGGGTAACAGCCAACACCCTGACAATAGCCTGATACAAGGCTATCCAGATGGGAAACTGTATAAGCATGGGAACAAGACAACCGGTAGTGGAAACGCCGGATTCTTTGTAGAGCTTCATTTGCTCTTCGGCCAGTTTCTGGCGGTCATTACCGTGCTTTTTCTTCAGGGCGTCCATATGGACAGTAATTTCCTGCATCTTCTTGGTAGCAGTAAGTTGTTTACGGTTAAGCGGCCAGAGGGCCAGCCGTATAACAACAGTTAAAACTATAACTGTCAGCCCGAAACTTCCCCATAAATTGTGGGAAAGCCAGACCATGCCGTTTATCATCGGCGAAAGTATTATTAAATCCCAAATAGCACCAATATCCAACGACTACCTCGCTAACTTACTACAAAAGTCCAGATTATAGTCCGGCTCTCCGGATTTATAGCATAGACAGTTTCATTTTCCTGGGTATGTATATACACAACTTCACCCGAAACAGTAACCGGCGCAATCACTTTCAGGGCGAGGTCGGTAACGGCCTTCATCTCAAGTGAATATATATTGATGGAGAAAATCTTGCCCGTTTTGGTGGCCACAATTACATTATCACCCAGCAGGGCCGGCGAAGAAGCCACACCATCAGTCATATTAATTACTTTAAGCTGAGTGCCGGTCAAGGCGTCCAGAATATATGTATTGCCATCCAGATTGGGGGCGAATACTTTGCCGTCAGCAATAACAGGGCTTGCCCAGAACCAGTTTGGTGAAGCAAAAACCCATTTCTGGCTGCCGTCAGTAAGATCCAGTGCATACATATTGCGGTCAAAACAGCCCACATAAACAGTGCCGTTATCTACCACAGGGGCGCTTGCAAAGGGGCTCTTGGCTTCAAACGTCCACACGGGGTTACCGGTATTGATATCCAGAGCATATACCTTTTTATCAAAACCGGGCACAATTACCAAATCACCTGAAACAACCGGAGAAGCCCAAATTTTGGCACCTGTCGGGTATTCCCAGACCTTTTGTCCGTCAGCCTTGCTCAGGGCATAAACAACGCCATTGGTATCTGCAAAGAAAATTTTGTCTCCGTTGGGAGCAATACCGCTGACAATGGCAGGCAAGGCATCGGTTACAGGATAAACCCACTTCAGATCACCCTGATCCTGATTGTAAGCATAAATCTTGCCGCCATAGGTAGAAATATAGATGACACCGTCTGATATTACCGGTGTACCGTATATGCCAACGGTAGTAACGGCACCGGCACAACCGCCGCCACTTGTAGTAGTCTCAAGCGGTACCTGATAACGAGGAGTGCTGGCATCTTTGTTAAGGGCTATAAGTTTACCGGTCATAGAGCCGAATATAGCGTCATTATCAGAGACAACAACACCAGACCAGCCTAAAGGTTTCTGTCCAGTACCCATACAACCGCTTAAAACAGCTAAAACGCCAATAAGGCTAAGCAGCAAAATAAGTTTTTTAGATATGCGATTGGTTTTGAACAATTTTCCGTCCTATTCTGGCACTGGGTCGTAGCCACCCTTGTTCAAAGGGTGACAACGGCTAAGCCGTTTCACACCCAACCAAATTCCCTTAAAAATTCCAAATCTTTCAATAGCTTCGTAGGTGTACTGTGAGCAAGTGGGAATAAACCTGCATGAGGAGGGTGCAGTTTTAGAGTAGGTATTTTGGTATAATCTAATCAGTTTTAAAGCTAGTTTTTTCATCTGTTTTTGATAGTATCTGCGCCTTGCCAAGCAAGTGCTTAACTACCCTCTCCATTTCGGCACATTTTACTGTAGCCGCTTTTGCCCTAGCTATAAATACTATATCCCAGCCCTGTTTCAGACCGGTAGTCCGCAGGCTTTCCCTTAATATTCTCTTTGCCCGGTTACGCTCTACAGCCCCGCCTACTTTTTTACTGACTATGAAACCGACACGGCTCAGTTCAAGACTGTTAGGCAACGTCTTCATTATGGCCAGCGGCCCTATATAGGTACCGCCGCGGGCAAGCACCTGGGAATATTCTTCCCGTTTGGTTAGCCTGTTAGCCTGTTTCATTGTAAATAGTGTAACCATACTCCGGATGGATAATCAACCGGAGCACAGCCAAAACACTCTAGACTACAATCAGTCTCTTGCGGCCTTTAGCCCTGCGGGTACTGAGCACACCACGTCCACCCCGGGTACTCATCCGGGACAGGAAACCATGAACCCTCATACGGGGAATACGCTTCGGTTGATATGTCCTCTTAGGCACATTAACTCCTTAAATGGAAAGCAATAATTTACTATTTATGCAGATTCAGCAGGTTTAGAAGCCTCTGCCGCAGGTTTAACCTCTGCTTTTACTTCGGGTACCGCAACTTCGGCCTTGACTTCTACTTTAGGCTCAATCTTGGCTTCGGCAATTTTGGGTTCAGGCCTAAGCTCACGAATAGGCGAAAAAGTAGCCACATTGCCTTGGCGGCGAACATGTTCGGATACAAAGGGCATCAAGGCAATAAAACGAGCCCGCTTAATGGCATTAGCCAAAGCCCTCTGGTGCCGGGCACAGGTTCCGGTGCGGCGGCGGGGTTCTATTTTGCCACGGTCAGATATGTATCTGGCCAGTTTAGCCGAATCCTTGTAATCAATACGGCTAACCTTTTCAGCGCAGAAAGAACATATCTTGCGCTTCGGGGTATAGCGGCCACGCCCACCCCTGGCTGGTCTGTTAGGTCTATCCTGGATACTCACTCAATCAAACTCCTATCAAGAGATTTAATATTCACTAAAACGGAATGTCTTCCGGTTCTAATTCACCGCCGCCATTGTCATCTTCACGGGCATCTATACCAGTGCCCACATTAGCTTTCTCAAGGAAGGTAACCCTTGAAGCAATCACCTCGGTACGGTAATGCTTCAGGTTATCCTGCCCTTCCCAGCTACGGGTGCGAAGCCGTCCTTCCACATACACCAGCCGTCCTTTGGAAAGGAACTGGTTGCACTGTTCGGCCAGCTTGTTCCAAGCCACCACCGTAAACCATTCGGTTTCCTGCTTGCGCTCACCCTCAGGGGTATTATAAACCCAGTTGGTAGCAACTTTAAAGGAGGTAACGGGATGCCCGCTGGGGGTATACCGCATCTCCGGCTCACCGCCAACATTGCCAATTATCATAACCTTGTTCAAACTCACCATCTCTCGTGTCTCCTCTCTGGCAAAATCCTCTAGCGGTAATCAGTCAGATATTATTCTTCGTCCATATTAATGGCCATATGCCGAATAACCTGCTCTGAAATGCGCAGGTCAGTGCTTATCTTGCGTATGGAAGAAGGCTTGGCCTTCATCTTGATAAACACGTAATAACCCTCAACATACCTACCTATAAGGTAGGCCAATTTACGCTTACCCCAGTGGTTTACTTCGGTAAAGCTGCCTTCTTTTTCAGCTATGGTCTTGCTAATGCCTTCCAGAATGGCCTCAACCTTTTCCTTCGGGGTGTCAGTGGTTAAGATAACCACCAGTTCGTAATCACGCAGGTTTTCAACTCTGGATTTAAGTAGTTCGCTTGCGGCCATGTTTTCCTCTCTAAGTTAAAGGCAATATATTCCCTTAAAAAATCTGACGGTCATTATAGCATATAGCGAAGAAGCAAACAATATTAGGCAGAATGAACCTGCCTACCCCCAAATCATATTTGACAGATTGCGTCAAATACTCTAAACTGTTTTCCGCTTCTAGGCCCCATGGTGTAGCGGTCTAACATGCCACCCTGTCACGGTGGAGATCGGGGGTTCGAATCCCCCTGGGGTCGCCATTGAGCTTCTTTTTGCTTTCAACTACCAGAGTATACCACATTGCCGGTCAAACTTTCTTTCCTTCTTGTTACAACCGGGATTTGCCCCACTGCCTGAAAAACATTACCTATCCCTGAGCATTATTTTTACTTTTCTATTACTGCCGCATATTTCAAAAAATGCTTTTCCCGGTGACATATTCAAATATATATACACTGCCTCAATAATAAATTTGCCGCAAGGCTTTCTTATTAAGCAAAGATAGTTTAGAATATTCCCAGAGTACTCTTAAGGAGCTACCAGTGGAAACTGAAAAATTTGAAATTGTGATTACCAGCCCTAATGCCAAAGACATAAAAACCATAACCATGGAAGGCACTCTTGATGAAGTCAAGGTCAAAACCGACCATATTGCCAGAGAAAACATCGGCAGCATTGTCTCCGCTTTCGCCACCAACGGCTTCAAGTCGGTTTACCAGAAGCACTATCTGTCGGCTATCAAATGCCCTAAGTGCGGGGAGATTATCCCCATAGAACATCTTTAGCCCAATAAATGTTTTCAAATAATAAAGCCGCTCACAACTGAAATGTGAGCGGCTTTGTGCTTTAGGGTGTAATTATGCTTCCGGTAAATAGGCTACCGCCTCTATTTCTACCATTATTTCAGGGAACACCATGCCGGCAATGACCGTGGAACGGGCAGGTTTTGCACCGCTGAAAAATATAGTGTAAACACCGTTCATTTTGGTAAAGTCTTCCTGATTCTTCAAAAATACGGTAGTCTTTACCACATCATCAAAAGAAGCACCTGCCGTCTTAAGAAGATCGGCCATTTTTTCCAGACAACGTTTGGTCTGAGTCTCAACACTAGCCAAAGGCCGACCGTCTGCGTCAGTGTGGCCTATCTGTCCGGAAATATACAGGTAATCGCCTGCTTTAACCGCCAGTGAATACGGCCCTTGTGCTCCAGGTGCTGAAAAATACTTCTTGCTCATTTATCATTCTTTCTTCATTATTTATTCGCCAATTGCCTGCCGTTCAGAACAACATTTTAAAGCGTTGCTATGGCGGATTTTTAATTGTAGAATAACTTGTCTAAAATTACCAAATTATATGAGGTGGAAAATGACCGAAGAAACCGGCAAATCAGCCAAAGAATCTGCTGAAGAATATTTAAAAGTTACCCGCATAGCCCTTAAACAGGCTGAAGACCAAGCCAAAGCCGCTAAGAAAGCAGCCGAAGCTGCTGCCAGAGACTCTCAAACGGCCATAGACAAGGCTGATACTACGGCCAAACAGTATCAGGACAGCATGGATAAATATACCGCCCTTTATACCCAAAAAGCTGAGGAAGCCAGCCGCCGGTCTGAGGAGATGCTAGCTAAATATACAGACCTGTTTGAAAAAGCTGTAAAACGGGCAGATGACACCAGCCGCTGGGCTAAGGACAACTGCGAAGCGGCAGTGGGCCAGACTAAGGAAGCCATGCTCCGCATAGAGGACGCCACCCGTTCTGCCAAGCAAGCTGCTCAGGACAGCATCCGTACCGCCAAGGAAATGAGTGACGAGTGCATAAGAGCCTCGCGCGATGCT
Protein-coding sequences here:
- the rpsF gene encoding 30S ribosomal protein S6, which produces MAASELLKSRVENLRDYELVVILTTDTPKEKVEAILEGISKTIAEKEGSFTEVNHWGKRKLAYLIGRYVEGYYVFIKMKAKPSSIRKISTDLRISEQVIRHMAINMDEE
- the rpsR gene encoding 30S ribosomal protein S18, with protein sequence MSIQDRPNRPARGGRGRYTPKRKICSFCAEKVSRIDYKDSAKLARYISDRGKIEPRRRTGTCARHQRALANAIKRARFIALMPFVSEHVRRQGNVATFSPIRELRPEPKIAEAKIEPKVEVKAEVAVPEVKAEVKPAAEASKPAESA
- a CDS encoding RidA family protein, producing MSKKYFSAPGAQGPYSLAVKAGDYLYISGQIGHTDADGRPLASVETQTKRCLEKMADLLKTAGASFDDVVKTTVFLKNQEDFTKMNGVYTIFFSGAKPARSTVIAGMVFPEIMVEIEAVAYLPEA
- the ileS gene encoding isoleucine--tRNA ligase, which produces MFKAVNPRQNFPQMEEEILKIWQDKGIFKKSIENRRDGKRFTLYEGPPTANGRPGIHHVLSRVFKDVIPRYKVMKGYYAPRIGGWDTHGLPVELEVEKELGFTSKNDIEKYGIAEFNTRCRSSVFKYVSEWNKLTERIAYWVDLDNAYITMDNKYIESGWWALKQMWDKGLVYQGHRVTPHCPRCGTSLSSHEVAQGYKDNTEDPSVFVKFEINHESLAQTGLGQKWVNPSDKPLYLLAWTTTPWTLPANTALAVSATDEYAILDMADYYMVLAKPRLSSLKLTENPIVGECLGSDLKGLTYKPLFDPREFGISVKNMQDNSEIDALEPLSYPVITTSYVSMDDGTGIVHTAPAYGELDYESGVKYGLKFVHHVDLQGRITGNYPFAGKFVKEADKDISRNLKERGLMFRNERMHHTYPFCWRCDSPLIYYAKQSWYIRTTAVRDELIKGNQQINWYPEHIKDGRFGDWLENNIDWAFSRERYWGTPVPIWRCEKCGQTECVGGIDELKAKPNFKGMQEKLDIHRPYADEWTYDCAKCGGNMKRVTEVMDCWYDSGAMPVAQYHYPFEPESRTIASDGRFPADYICEAVDQTRGWFYSLHAISTLIFGRPCYQNVICLGHILDERGEKMSKSKNNVIQPAAVLDKYGADAVRWYFYTAAPPGNARRFSEKLVGEVTRQFLLMLWNIYSFFVTYANIDNFTPSEKYLAGEVPELDRWILSELNQLVLDVDKGLDNYDPTQAGRRIEDFVGYLSNWYVRRSRRRFWKSENDADKLSAYQALYTCLVTLSKLLAPFTPFVAEELYQNLVLLVDQSALESVHLTDFPVADKALIDEQLDNEIRLVMKVSSMGRSARSKAALKVRQPLAEVRVVLSSPAERTGLMRLAEQVLEELNVKALVAEEPGTAIPQENYVASTEGAYTVAVYTGLSPELLAEGSAREIVHRLQTMRKSAEFEIADYINTHYQADEYLESVIRTHAEYIKKETLSNQIVNGNAPEGAYTESLDIDGHPLSLWVVR
- the jag gene encoding RNA-binding cell elongation regulator Jag/EloR codes for the protein MKKVETSAKTVEEAIKLGLNQLNVSRNEVEIEVLSEGRHGLLGLRGEDARVCLRLIEPEYEDDIAPGNQMDASDLAQNILETLLDKMDIEAYVDILPEKMVTDEESQPSTVLNIVGEDLGILIGRKGQTLISLQQVVRLMISHQLGRFEPVVVDVNGYRQRRLSSLQTLAWRTAEQVKLRRMPFSLEPMPAYERRIIHLALAEDEEVTTQSVGFGESRKVVVVLKE
- the rnpA gene encoding ribonuclease P protein component, coding for MKQANRLTKREEYSQVLARGGTYIGPLAIMKTLPNSLELSRVGFIVSKKVGGAVERNRAKRILRESLRTTGLKQGWDIVFIARAKAATVKCAEMERVVKHLLGKAQILSKTDEKTSFKTD
- a CDS encoding single-stranded DNA-binding protein; this encodes MVSLNKVMIIGNVGGEPEMRYTPSGHPVTSFKVATNWVYNTPEGERKQETEWFTVVAWNKLAEQCNQFLSKGRLVYVEGRLRTRSWEGQDNLKHYRTEVIASRVTFLEKANVGTGIDAREDDNGGGELEPEDIPF
- the rpmH gene encoding 50S ribosomal protein L34; its protein translation is MPKRTYQPKRIPRMRVHGFLSRMSTRGGRGVLSTRRAKGRKRLIVV
- a CDS encoding PQQ-binding-like beta-propeller repeat protein, coding for MFKTNRISKKLILLLSLIGVLAVLSGCMGTGQKPLGWSGVVVSDNDAIFGSMTGKLIALNKDASTPRYQVPLETTTSGGGCAGAVTTVGIYGTPVISDGVIYISTYGGKIYAYNQDQGDLKWVYPVTDALPAIVSGIAPNGDKIFFADTNGVVYALSKADGQKVWEYPTGAKIWASPVVSGDLVIVPGFDKKVYALDINTGNPVWTFEAKSPFASAPVVDNGTVYVGCFDRNMYALDLTDGSQKWVFASPNWFWASPVIADGKVFAPNLDGNTYILDALTGTQLKVINMTDGVASSPALLGDNVIVATKTGKIFSINIYSLEMKAVTDLALKVIAPVTVSGEVVYIHTQENETVYAINPESRTIIWTFVVS
- a CDS encoding YidC/Oxa1 family membrane protein insertase translates to MDIGAIWDLIILSPMINGMVWLSHNLWGSFGLTVIVLTVVIRLALWPLNRKQLTATKKMQEITVHMDALKKKHGNDRQKLAEEQMKLYKESGVSTTGCLVPMLIQFPIWIALYQAIVRVLAVTPEDFMNLSNHLYSWPVVYETLPLSNNFLWMDLSRSDFVLALLVGLGMFVQQKMSTPKAINQQQAAQSQMLSFMMPFMFFFFSLSFPSGLAFYWFVSAVVGIIMQYFITGWGQLEPIAEKVISYFRGGRQVRSGSIYKTEKKAATPAGQLSDSSTKGKQMEGSIDEKGRDERQDSGGSYKTGSKSTKRKPKRS
- the yidD gene encoding membrane protein insertion efficiency factor YidD, with the protein product MKKLALKLIRLYQNTYSKTAPSSCRFIPTCSQYTYEAIERFGIFKGIWLGVKRLSRCHPLNKGGYDPVPE